A window from Sphingobium sp. MI1205 encodes these proteins:
- the linB gene encoding haloalkane dehalogenase, which yields MSLGAKPFGEKKFIEIKGRRMAYIDEGTGDPILFQHGNPTSSYLWRNIMPHCAGLGRLIACDLIGMGDSDKLDPSGPERYTYAEHRDYLDALWEALDLGDRVVLVVHDWGSVLGFDWARRHRERVQGIAYMEAVTMPLEWADFPEQDRDLFQAFRSQAGEELVLQDNVFVEQVLPGLILRPLSEAEMAAYREPFLAAGEARRPTLSWPRQIPIAGTPADVVAIARDYAGWLSESPIPKLFINAEPGHLTTGRIRDFCRTWPNQTEITVAGAHFIQEDSPDEIGAAIAAFVRRLRPA from the coding sequence ATGAGCCTCGGCGCAAAGCCATTTGGCGAGAAGAAATTCATTGAGATCAAGGGCCGGCGCATGGCCTATATCGATGAAGGGACCGGCGATCCGATCCTCTTCCAGCACGGCAATCCGACGTCGTCCTATCTGTGGCGCAATATCATGCCGCATTGCGCCGGGCTGGGACGGCTGATCGCCTGTGACCTGATCGGCATGGGCGATTCGGACAAGCTCGATCCGTCGGGGCCCGAGCGTTATACCTATGCCGAGCATCGTGACTATCTCGACGCGCTGTGGGAGGCGCTCGATCTCGGGGACAGGGTTGTTCTGGTCGTGCATGACTGGGGGTCCGTCCTCGGCTTCGACTGGGCCCGCCGCCACCGCGAGCGTGTACAGGGGATTGCCTATATGGAAGCGGTCACCATGCCGCTCGAATGGGCGGATTTTCCCGAACAGGATCGCGATCTGTTTCAGGCCTTTCGCTCGCAGGCGGGCGAAGAATTGGTGTTGCAGGACAATGTTTTTGTCGAACAAGTTCTCCCCGGATTGATCCTGCGCCCCTTAAGCGAAGCGGAGATGGCCGCCTATCGCGAGCCCTTCCTCGCCGCCGGCGAAGCCCGTCGACCGACCCTGTCTTGGCCTCGCCAAATCCCGATCGCAGGCACCCCGGCCGACGTGGTCGCGATCGCCCGGGACTATGCCGGCTGGCTCAGCGAAAGCCCGATTCCGAAACTCTTCATCAACGCCGAGCCGGGACACCTGACCACGGGCCGAATACGCGACTTCTGCCGCACATGGCCAAACCAGACCGAAATCACGGTCGCAGGCGCCCATTTCATCCAGGAGGACAGTCCGGACGAGATTGGCGCGGCGATTGCGGCGTTTGTCCGGCGATTGCGCCCAGCATAA
- a CDS encoding IS6-like element IS6100 family transposase: protein MTDFKWRHFQGDVILWAVRWYCRYPISYRDLEEMLAERGISVDHTTIYRWVQCYAPEMEKRLRWFWRRGFDPSWRLDETYVKVRGKWTYLYRAVDKRGDTIDFYLSPTRSAKAAKRFLGKALRGLKHWEKPATLNTDKAPSYGAAITELKREGKLDRETAHRQVKYLNNVIEADHGKLKILIKPVRGFKSIPTAYATIKGFEVMRALRKGQARPWCLQPGIRGEVRLVERAFGIGPSALTEAMGMLNHHFAAAA, encoded by the coding sequence ATGACGGATTTCAAGTGGCGCCATTTCCAGGGTGATGTGATCCTGTGGGCGGTGCGCTGGTATTGTCGCTATCCGATCAGCTATCGCGACCTTGAGGAAATGCTGGCGGAACGCGGCATTTCGGTCGACCATACGACGATCTATCGCTGGGTCCAGTGCTACGCCCCGGAGATGGAGAAGCGGCTGCGCTGGTTCTGGCGGCGTGGCTTTGATCCGAGCTGGCGCCTGGATGAAACCTACGTCAAGGTGCGGGGCAAGTGGACCTACCTGTACCGGGCAGTCGACAAGCGGGGCGACACGATCGATTTCTACCTGTCGCCGACCCGCAGCGCCAAGGCAGCGAAGCGGTTCCTGGGCAAGGCCCTGCGAGGCCTGAAGCACTGGGAAAAGCCTGCCACGCTCAATACCGACAAAGCGCCGAGCTATGGTGCAGCGATCACCGAATTGAAGCGCGAAGGAAAGCTGGACCGGGAGACGGCCCACCGGCAGGTGAAGTATCTCAATAACGTGATCGAGGCCGATCACGGAAAGCTCAAGATACTGATCAAGCCGGTGCGCGGTTTCAAATCGATCCCCACGGCCTATGCCACGATCAAGGGATTCGAAGTCATGCGAGCCCTGCGCAAAGGACAGGCTCGCCCCTGGTGCCTGCAGCCCGGCATCAGGGGCGAGGTGCGCCTTGTGGAGAGAGCTTTTGGCATTGGGCCCTCGGCGCTGACGGAGGCCATGGGCATGCTCAACCACCATTTCGCAGCAGCCGCCTGA